One genomic segment of Eikenella corrodens includes these proteins:
- a CDS encoding SIMPL domain-containing protein (The SIMPL domain is named for its presence in mouse protein SIMPL (signalling molecule that associates with mouse pelle-like kinase). Bacterial member BP26, from Brucella, was shown to assemble into a channel-like structure, while YggE from E. coli has been associated with resistance to oxidative stress.): MKKTALLLPALLAGLSLAPALAEPLNYNLLKFSETASRTVPNNWITVRLKVSTTHANPAQAAAETTRRLNILQSRARRLSGAEVELEGRHAYQSYRNGSRPWEDIAILRVSGSDFQAIGKLIAESSGEATINDIGFSLKPESRRQIEESLAIEALQNFRKRADTLSRSMGGSGYRVVEVSLQQNEQTLAVPAMARAAAYEKAGSPEPVFDSPGSSTVQQTANGTIQY, from the coding sequence ATGAAAAAAACCGCCCTCCTCCTGCCCGCCCTGCTGGCCGGCCTCAGCCTTGCTCCCGCCCTAGCCGAGCCGCTCAACTACAACCTGCTCAAATTCAGCGAAACCGCCAGCCGCACCGTGCCCAACAATTGGATAACCGTACGCCTGAAAGTTTCCACCACCCACGCCAATCCCGCCCAGGCTGCCGCCGAAACCACGCGCCGCTTAAACATTCTGCAAAGTCGCGCCCGCCGCCTCTCCGGCGCAGAAGTGGAGCTGGAAGGCCGCCACGCCTACCAAAGCTACCGCAACGGCTCACGCCCTTGGGAAGACATCGCCATCTTGCGCGTTTCCGGCAGCGATTTCCAAGCCATCGGCAAGCTGATTGCCGAAAGCAGCGGCGAAGCTACCATCAACGATATAGGCTTCTCACTCAAGCCAGAAAGCCGCCGCCAAATTGAAGAAAGCCTCGCCATCGAAGCCCTGCAAAATTTCCGCAAACGCGCCGACACCCTCAGCCGCAGCATGGGCGGCAGCGGCTACCGCGTGGTGGAAGTATCGTTGCAGCAAAACGAACAAACCCTGGCCGTTCCCGCGATGGCACGCGCCGCCGCCTATGAAAAAGCAGGCAGCCCCGAGCCCGTGTTCGACAGCCCGGGCAGCAGCACCGTGCAGCAAACCGCAAACGGCACAATCCAGTATTGA
- a CDS encoding phosphomannomutase/phosphoglucomutase, producing MPISPSIFKAYDIRGIVGQTLTEAAAEQIGRAIATRAARQGLRQITVGRDGRLSGPALQAALMRGLTAGGLEVADVGMVATPMLYFAAVQHCSGSGVMITGSHNPPDYNGFKMMLGGNTLAGESIQELRGIIQAQDFVSGSPQGSVRRLDVADEYIQHIAGHIRLQRPMKIAVDAGNGVAGAFAGRLYRALGCEVEELFCEVDGHFPNHHPDPAKPANLQDLICAVQAGAAEVGLAFDGDGDRLGVVTRSGSIIYPDRQLMLFAQDVLGRNPGAKVIYDVKSTRLLAPWIKQHGGEPVMSKTGHSFIKAAIKQHGALLAGEMSGHVFFKERWFGFDDGLYAGARLLEILSASPNPSAVLEALPEGVSTPELNIALPEDADGHALIADLAQAARFDGLQELITIDGLRAEFADGFGLLRASNTTPVLVLRFEGDNQAALARIQAQFKTLVEQHGGLQWPL from the coding sequence ATGCCCATTTCCCCCAGCATTTTCAAAGCCTACGACATCCGCGGTATCGTCGGCCAAACCCTCACCGAAGCGGCTGCCGAGCAAATCGGCCGCGCCATCGCTACGCGTGCCGCCCGGCAAGGCCTGCGGCAGATTACCGTGGGGCGCGACGGCCGGCTCAGCGGCCCGGCATTGCAGGCTGCGCTGATGCGCGGGCTCACCGCAGGCGGGCTGGAGGTGGCCGATGTGGGCATGGTGGCCACGCCCATGCTGTATTTCGCCGCCGTGCAGCATTGCTCCGGCAGCGGCGTGATGATTACCGGCAGCCACAACCCGCCCGATTACAACGGCTTCAAAATGATGCTTGGCGGCAATACCCTGGCCGGGGAAAGTATTCAAGAGTTGCGCGGCATCATTCAAGCGCAGGATTTTGTTTCAGGTAGCCCGCAAGGCAGCGTGCGCCGTTTGGATGTGGCAGACGAATATATTCAACACATCGCCGGCCATATCCGCCTGCAACGGCCGATGAAAATCGCCGTCGATGCCGGCAACGGCGTGGCCGGGGCGTTTGCCGGTCGGCTGTATCGTGCGCTGGGCTGCGAAGTGGAGGAGCTGTTTTGCGAAGTGGACGGCCATTTCCCCAACCACCATCCCGACCCCGCCAAGCCTGCCAATCTACAAGACCTTATCTGTGCCGTGCAGGCCGGCGCGGCTGAAGTCGGCCTTGCTTTCGACGGCGACGGCGACCGCCTCGGCGTGGTTACCCGCAGCGGCAGCATCATCTATCCCGACCGCCAACTGATGCTGTTTGCGCAAGATGTGCTCGGGCGCAACCCCGGCGCGAAAGTGATTTACGACGTGAAATCCACCCGTCTGCTGGCGCCGTGGATTAAGCAGCACGGAGGCGAACCGGTGATGAGCAAAACCGGCCACAGCTTCATCAAAGCCGCCATCAAGCAGCACGGCGCGCTTTTGGCGGGCGAAATGAGCGGGCATGTGTTTTTCAAAGAACGCTGGTTCGGCTTCGACGATGGCCTCTACGCTGGTGCGCGCCTGCTGGAAATCCTTTCAGCCAGCCCCAACCCCAGCGCTGTGCTGGAAGCCTTGCCGGAAGGCGTGTCCACCCCCGAATTGAATATCGCCCTGCCCGAAGACGCCGATGGGCACGCATTGATTGCCGATTTGGCGCAGGCCGCCCGGTTCGACGGCCTGCAAGAGCTGATTACCATCGACGGCCTGCGCGCCGAATTCGCCGACGGCTTCGGCCTGCTGCGCGCTTCCAACACCACGCCGGTGTTGGTGTTGCGCTTCGAGGGCGACAACCAGGCCGCGCTGGCGCGGATTCAGGCGCAGTTCAAAACCCTGGTGGAACAACACGGCGGCTTGCAGTGGCCGTTGTGA
- a CDS encoding vWA domain-containing protein, with translation MPQAAVKSAAPADLSANAAPMAEAAVGSVATRQMAPPRQNTERYGHYEPNPVHAVAEQPVSTFSIDVDTGSYANIRRFLTQTGRLPPADAVRIEEIINYFDYGYAKPTDGKPFAVHTETVDSPFRSGAKLIRIGIQAKEVSQAALPPANLVFLVDVSGSMYSRDKLPMVKYTLCTLAHQTRAQDRITLVTYADGNKVVLPPTPGNQRQKILAALDSLKAGGSTAGENAIQQAYQAAQRAYIRNGINRILLATDGDFNVGITDFNTLRSMVAEKRKSGISLTTLGFGSGNYNERLMEQLADAGDGNYSYIDSPEEAQKVLHRQLSSTLATVAQDVKIQVEFNPATVKEYRLIGYENRMLAREDFNNDQVDAGDIGAGHNVTALYEIIPAGETGWLPESRYQAAPAANDKAGSEYAFINLRYKLPGQSSSILINRPVATGSKPLAQGSNATRQAVAAAAFGELLRGGKYSGNFGWPQTLELARNAQFPDRHGLRRQFVQLIEKAQQLSSKPQ, from the coding sequence ATGCCGCAGGCAGCGGTGAAGAGTGCTGCCCCCGCAGATTTGTCGGCCAATGCCGCACCAATGGCTGAGGCTGCTGTTGGCTCCGTGGCCACTCGCCAAATGGCTCCACCGCGCCAAAACACCGAGCGCTACGGCCATTATGAGCCCAACCCTGTGCATGCCGTGGCCGAGCAGCCCGTTTCCACCTTCAGCATTGATGTGGACACCGGCAGCTACGCCAACATCCGCCGCTTCCTCACCCAAACCGGCCGCCTGCCGCCCGCCGATGCCGTGCGCATTGAAGAAATCATCAACTATTTCGACTACGGCTACGCCAAGCCTACCGACGGCAAACCCTTCGCCGTGCACACCGAAACCGTGGATTCCCCCTTCCGCAGCGGCGCCAAGCTGATCCGCATCGGCATTCAGGCCAAAGAAGTGAGCCAGGCCGCGCTGCCGCCGGCCAACCTCGTGTTCCTGGTGGACGTGTCCGGCTCCATGTATAGCCGCGACAAACTGCCGATGGTGAAATACACCCTCTGCACCCTCGCGCACCAAACCCGCGCCCAAGACCGCATCACCCTTGTTACCTATGCCGACGGCAACAAAGTCGTGCTGCCGCCCACCCCGGGCAACCAGCGGCAGAAAATCCTCGCCGCGCTCGACAGCCTGAAGGCAGGCGGCTCCACCGCCGGTGAAAATGCCATCCAACAGGCCTACCAGGCTGCCCAGCGCGCCTATATCCGCAACGGCATCAACCGCATCCTGCTCGCCACCGACGGCGATTTCAACGTGGGCATCACCGATTTCAATACCCTGCGCAGCATGGTGGCCGAAAAACGCAAAAGTGGCATTTCTCTCACCACGCTCGGCTTCGGTAGCGGTAATTACAACGAACGGCTGATGGAACAGCTGGCCGATGCCGGCGACGGCAACTACAGCTACATCGACAGCCCAGAAGAAGCGCAGAAAGTGCTGCACCGCCAGCTCTCCTCCACGCTCGCCACCGTGGCGCAAGATGTGAAAATCCAAGTGGAATTCAACCCCGCCACCGTGAAGGAATACCGCCTGATCGGCTATGAAAACCGCATGCTTGCCCGCGAAGACTTCAACAACGACCAAGTGGATGCAGGCGACATCGGCGCCGGCCACAATGTTACCGCGCTGTATGAAATCATCCCCGCCGGGGAAACCGGCTGGCTGCCCGAAAGCCGCTACCAGGCCGCCCCCGCCGCCAACGATAAAGCCGGCAGCGAATACGCCTTCATCAACCTGCGCTACAAACTGCCCGGCCAAAGCAGCAGCATCCTCATCAACCGCCCCGTGGCCACGGGCAGCAAACCGCTCGCCCAAGGCAGCAACGCCACCCGCCAGGCCGTGGCCGCAGCTGCCTTCGGCGAACTCTTGCGCGGCGGCAAATACAGCGGCAACTTCGGCTGGCCGCAAACCCTCGAGCTGGCCCGCAACGCCCAATTCCCCGACCGCCACGGCCTGCGCCGCCAGTTTGTGCAGCTGATTGAGAAAGCGCAACAGCTCAGCAGCAAACCGCAATAA
- a CDS encoding pyridoxamine 5'-phosphate oxidase family protein: protein MSFREMKHANQQLSNEEAIAILQRGKSGVLALHGDNDYPYAVPISYVYHEGKIILHGAPAGHKHELLARDNHVSFCVVDLNDIVPQEFTTYFRSAIVFGTVRTVTDPAEKQAALEAVGHKYSPDQNGLLPYIGKHFDYVKVMVLEIDHLTAKESIELVRAKTSHS, encoded by the coding sequence ATGTCTTTCAGAGAAATGAAACACGCAAACCAGCAGCTATCCAATGAAGAAGCCATCGCCATTTTGCAGCGCGGCAAATCCGGCGTACTCGCGCTGCACGGCGACAACGACTATCCCTATGCCGTGCCGATCAGCTACGTTTACCACGAAGGCAAAATCATCCTACACGGCGCGCCCGCAGGCCATAAACACGAGCTGCTCGCGCGCGACAACCACGTTTCCTTCTGCGTGGTCGATCTCAACGACATCGTGCCGCAGGAATTTACCACCTATTTCCGCAGCGCCATCGTGTTCGGCACAGTACGCACCGTTACCGACCCCGCCGAAAAACAGGCTGCACTCGAAGCCGTGGGGCACAAATATTCCCCCGACCAAAACGGCCTCCTGCCCTATATCGGCAAACATTTTGATTATGTGAAAGTGATGGTTTTAGAAATCGACCACCTCACTGCCAAAGAATCCATCGAGCTCGTCCGAGCCAAAACCAGCCACTCATAA
- a CDS encoding TIGR01244 family sulfur transferase produces MSNQAPFPAIAPGLFVSPQISRQDILAAAAAGVQTIICNRPDGEEPGQPSFEQIRHWAAEAGIRHVIHQPMLMPQIDVAAAAQFAKHLADNPAPALAYCRSGTRSSFLWAMGQAAQGADPHQLVQTAAAAGIDLTAALPRLQETQA; encoded by the coding sequence ATGTCAAACCAAGCCCCCTTCCCCGCCATTGCTCCCGGCCTGTTTGTTTCTCCGCAAATCAGCCGCCAAGACATTCTCGCCGCCGCTGCCGCAGGCGTGCAAACCATCATCTGCAACCGCCCCGACGGCGAAGAGCCCGGCCAGCCCAGCTTTGAGCAAATCCGCCATTGGGCGGCCGAAGCCGGTATCCGGCACGTTATTCACCAGCCCATGCTGATGCCGCAAATCGATGTCGCCGCTGCCGCACAGTTTGCCAAACACCTGGCCGACAATCCCGCGCCAGCCCTTGCCTACTGCCGCAGCGGCACCCGCAGCAGCTTCTTGTGGGCCATGGGGCAGGCCGCCCAAGGCGCAGACCCGCACCAACTGGTGCAAACCGCTGCCGCCGCCGGCATCGACCTTACTGCCGCACTGCCCCGTTTGCAGGAAACACAAGCATAG
- a CDS encoding NfeD family protein, with protein MHYWYWFIAAAALFVLEMFSGTFYLLVASIALLGAGVAAWLGAGSGVSLLVAVLLSAAGIAAVYRIRRNRRTHAADAEGDLDIGNTVLLHQPQSGSLWLVQYRGTYWQAEAPFPAQAGQAARIAGKSGNILILQPLEEN; from the coding sequence ATGCACTATTGGTATTGGTTTATCGCCGCAGCCGCCCTGTTCGTTCTCGAAATGTTCAGCGGCACGTTCTACCTGCTGGTGGCCAGCATCGCCCTGCTCGGTGCAGGCGTGGCCGCCTGGCTCGGTGCGGGCAGCGGCGTATCGCTGCTGGTGGCCGTGCTGCTTTCCGCAGCCGGCATCGCCGCCGTGTACCGCATCCGGCGCAACCGCCGCACCCACGCCGCCGATGCCGAAGGCGATTTGGACATCGGCAACACTGTGCTGCTGCACCAACCCCAATCCGGCAGCCTGTGGCTCGTGCAATATCGCGGCACCTATTGGCAGGCCGAAGCTCCCTTCCCCGCGCAGGCCGGTCAAGCCGCCCGCATCGCCGGGAAATCCGGCAACATCCTGATTTTGCAACCTCTGGAGGAAAACTGA
- a CDS encoding SPFH domain-containing protein: MDIVTLAILFAVIVVFGFKAFTVVPQQEAYVVERLGRFHAVLNPGLNFLIPFLDRVAYKHLLKEIPLDVPSQVCITRDNTQLTVDGIIYFQVTDAKLASYGSSNYITAITQLAQTTLRSVIGRMELDKTFEERDDINRTVVASLDEAAVSWGVKVLRYEIKDLVPPQEILRAMQAQITAEREKRARIAQSEGLKIEQINLASGEREAEIKKSEGEAQAAVNASQGEKVARINRAQGEAEALKLVAQASADAIRLVADAINQPGGNEAVNLKVAEQYVDAFAKLAKEGNTLIMPANVADIGGLVSAGMSIIKGQQDKTPAA, translated from the coding sequence ATGGATATCGTTACCCTGGCAATCCTATTTGCCGTTATCGTTGTATTCGGCTTTAAAGCCTTCACCGTCGTGCCGCAGCAGGAAGCCTATGTGGTGGAGCGGCTCGGCCGCTTCCACGCCGTGCTCAACCCCGGCCTCAACTTCCTCATCCCCTTCCTCGACCGCGTGGCCTACAAGCACCTGCTCAAAGAAATCCCGCTCGATGTGCCCAGCCAGGTGTGTATCACCCGCGACAACACCCAGCTCACCGTAGACGGCATCATCTACTTCCAAGTAACCGACGCCAAACTCGCCTCCTACGGCTCCAGCAACTACATCACCGCCATCACCCAGCTCGCGCAAACCACCCTGCGTTCCGTCATCGGCCGCATGGAACTGGACAAAACCTTTGAAGAGCGCGACGACATCAACCGCACCGTGGTCGCCTCGCTCGACGAAGCCGCCGTATCTTGGGGCGTGAAAGTATTGCGCTACGAAATCAAAGATCTCGTGCCGCCGCAGGAAATCCTGCGTGCCATGCAGGCGCAAATCACCGCCGAACGCGAAAAACGCGCCCGCATCGCCCAATCCGAAGGCCTAAAAATCGAGCAAATCAACCTTGCTTCGGGCGAGCGTGAAGCCGAAATCAAAAAATCCGAAGGTGAAGCCCAAGCCGCCGTCAACGCCTCGCAAGGCGAAAAAGTGGCCCGCATCAACCGCGCCCAAGGCGAAGCCGAAGCCCTGAAACTGGTGGCGCAAGCCAGCGCCGACGCCATCCGCCTGGTGGCCGACGCCATCAACCAGCCCGGTGGCAACGAAGCCGTTAATCTGAAAGTGGCCGAACAATACGTAGACGCCTTCGCCAAACTGGCTAAAGAAGGCAACACCCTGATTATGCCCGCCAACGTGGCCGACATCGGCGGTCTCGTCTCCGCCGGTATGAGCATCATCAAAGGCCAGCAAGACAAAACGCCTGCGGCTTGA
- a CDS encoding endonuclease/exonuclease/phosphatase family protein, with protein sequence MSRAVSITTYNIHKGMSPLNRRLQLPQMVDALQHLDTDILFLQEVQGVHHKRQQNVPEFPAEPHGEVIGRQLAFACSYGQNATYAGRHHGNAILSRLPLQMRTNLNVSVNRLEQRGVLHCEIQPPGWDRPLICLCVHLNLREADRKRQYRTIADYIEHQIPSDAPLILAGDFNDWRQRSCSRFGQLLGLDEAFAHLSAGRPKTFPARMPILSLDRIYTRHLTVLNAVSHQGLPWQQLSDHLPLSAVVEPKW encoded by the coding sequence ATGAGCCGCGCCGTTTCCATCACCACCTACAATATCCACAAAGGCATGTCGCCACTAAATCGGCGGCTACAACTGCCGCAAATGGTCGATGCCCTGCAACATCTCGATACCGACATCCTGTTTTTGCAGGAAGTGCAGGGCGTGCACCACAAACGGCAGCAGAACGTGCCCGAATTTCCTGCCGAGCCACATGGCGAAGTGATTGGCCGGCAGCTCGCTTTTGCCTGCAGCTACGGCCAAAACGCCACCTATGCCGGCCGCCACCACGGCAACGCCATCCTCAGCCGCCTGCCGCTGCAGATGCGCACTAATCTAAACGTATCGGTAAACCGGCTCGAACAACGCGGCGTACTGCATTGCGAAATTCAACCACCCGGCTGGGATAGGCCGCTTATCTGCCTCTGCGTACACCTCAATCTGCGTGAGGCTGACCGCAAACGGCAATACCGCACCATTGCTGACTATATCGAACACCAGATTCCATCCGATGCCCCGCTGATTCTCGCTGGCGACTTCAACGACTGGCGGCAACGCTCATGCAGCCGCTTCGGTCAACTGCTTGGTTTAGACGAAGCTTTCGCCCATCTTTCTGCCGGACGGCCGAAAACCTTCCCTGCAAGAATGCCGATACTCAGCCTAGACCGCATCTACACCCGCCATCTCACCGTATTAAACGCGGTAAGCCATCAAGGTTTACCATGGCAACAACTCTCCGACCATCTACCGCTCTCAGCTGTGGTTGAGCCGAAGTGGTAG
- the rpmE gene encoding 50S ribosomal protein L31, which produces MKPEIHPDYHEVNVTCSCGNKFITKSAMSKTEFNIEVCSECHPFYTGKQKIVDSAGRVDKFNQKYGNMFQR; this is translated from the coding sequence ATGAAACCTGAGATTCATCCCGACTACCACGAAGTCAATGTTACCTGCTCTTGCGGCAACAAATTTATCACTAAATCTGCCATGAGCAAAACCGAATTCAACATTGAAGTTTGCTCCGAGTGCCACCCGTTCTACACTGGTAAACAGAAGATCGTGGATAGCGCCGGTCGTGTGGACAAATTCAATCAGAAATACGGCAATATGTTCCAACGTTAA
- a CDS encoding phosphatase domain-containing putative toxin, which yields MGTKINKTCLGGLLLALMLSACAQPQAQVQTPPAGQPAWAEQVSKAANLYRVDDKLYRSEQPVEEDVELLQSLNVKSVVNLRYFNRSGDRKVLADRGIALFNQPLLTWRITPKQVAETLYLIEQQQAEGTVLIHCYHGADRTGLIAGMYRIIYQGWTVEQAKNEMRHGPYGFHSIWRNIEDLFTEENVRQVRTHLQQLRSQPK from the coding sequence ATGGGAACAAAAATAAATAAAACCTGTTTGGGCGGGCTGTTGTTGGCACTTATGCTGAGCGCCTGCGCGCAGCCGCAGGCACAGGTGCAAACGCCGCCTGCCGGGCAGCCGGCTTGGGCGGAGCAGGTGAGCAAGGCGGCTAATCTGTATCGGGTGGACGACAAACTCTACCGCAGCGAGCAGCCGGTGGAGGAAGATGTGGAGTTGTTGCAATCTTTGAACGTGAAAAGCGTGGTGAACCTGCGCTACTTCAACCGCAGTGGCGATCGCAAAGTGTTGGCCGACCGGGGTATCGCGCTGTTCAATCAGCCGCTGCTCACTTGGCGGATTACGCCGAAACAGGTGGCCGAAACGCTATATTTGATTGAACAGCAGCAGGCTGAAGGGACGGTGTTGATCCATTGCTACCACGGCGCCGACCGCACTGGCCTGATTGCCGGCATGTACCGCATCATCTACCAGGGCTGGACGGTGGAGCAAGCCAAAAACGAAATGCGCCACGGCCCCTACGGCTTCCACAGCATCTGGCGCAATATCGAGGATTTGTTTACCGAAGAGAACGTGCGCCAAGTGCGGACGCATTTGCAGCAGTTGCGTTCGCAGCCTAAATAG
- the dusB gene encoding tRNA dihydrouridine synthase DusB, with protein MQIGPYTVSPAVALAPMAGITDKPFRMLARQFGAGWTVGEMISSNPDLQNTRKTLNRIDRSGESGVIAVQIAGSNPAQMAEAARYNVAQGAQLIDINMGCPAKKVCQVQAGSALLQNEPLVAEILHAVVRAVDVPVTLKTRLGWHDEHKNILTIARMAEDAGIAAIAIHGRTRTQMYRGQAEYGLIAEAKRRLSIPVWVNGDIDSPQKAARVLAETGADGVMIGRTAQGRPWLFRDVAHYLAHGSLPQPLPFQVASEALLGHIRAMYGFYGEAAGMRIARKHIGWYLADLPEGEAERRRLNVLESAEAQYNGLAACLAAQSEQYEYWPCPWRQA; from the coding sequence ATGCAAATCGGCCCCTACACTGTTTCCCCCGCCGTGGCGCTCGCGCCGATGGCCGGCATCACCGATAAACCGTTCCGTATGCTGGCACGGCAATTCGGCGCCGGCTGGACAGTGGGCGAAATGATCAGCAGCAACCCCGATCTGCAAAACACGCGCAAAACCCTCAACCGCATCGACCGCAGCGGCGAAAGCGGGGTGATTGCCGTGCAGATTGCCGGCAGCAACCCGGCTCAAATGGCCGAAGCTGCCCGCTACAACGTGGCACAGGGCGCGCAGCTCATCGACATCAATATGGGCTGTCCGGCCAAGAAAGTATGCCAGGTGCAGGCTGGCAGTGCCCTGCTGCAAAACGAGCCCTTGGTGGCCGAAATTTTACATGCCGTGGTGCGCGCGGTGGACGTGCCGGTTACGCTCAAAACACGGCTGGGCTGGCACGACGAACACAAAAACATCCTCACCATTGCCCGCATGGCAGAAGACGCCGGTATTGCCGCCATCGCTATCCACGGCCGCACCCGCACCCAAATGTATCGCGGCCAGGCCGAATACGGCCTGATTGCTGAAGCCAAACGCCGCCTGAGCATTCCCGTGTGGGTAAACGGCGATATCGACAGCCCGCAGAAAGCCGCGCGCGTATTGGCCGAAACCGGTGCCGACGGCGTGATGATCGGCCGCACCGCCCAAGGCCGGCCTTGGCTGTTCCGCGATGTGGCGCACTACCTCGCGCACGGCAGCCTGCCGCAGCCGCTGCCTTTTCAGGTAGCCTCTGAAGCCCTGCTCGGCCATATCCGTGCCATGTACGGCTTCTACGGCGAAGCGGCCGGTATGCGCATCGCCCGCAAACACATCGGCTGGTATCTGGCCGACCTGCCGGAAGGCGAAGCCGAGCGCCGCCGCCTCAACGTGCTGGAGAGTGCCGAAGCGCAATACAACGGGCTGGCCGCCTGTTTGGCCGCACAGTCCGAACAATACGAATACTGGCCCTGCCCCTGGCGGCAGGCCTGA
- the fis gene encoding DNA-binding transcriptional regulator Fis, with protein MLHQNSHITTCIENSLQQYFTDLDGQPAHDVYQMVLQQVELPLLRYVMAHCEGNQSKAAQVLGLNRNTLRKKLSAYGLI; from the coding sequence ATGCTCCATCAGAACAGCCATATCACTACTTGCATCGAAAACAGCCTGCAGCAATACTTTACCGATCTCGACGGCCAACCGGCGCACGACGTGTATCAAATGGTGTTGCAGCAAGTAGAACTGCCGCTTTTGCGCTACGTGATGGCGCATTGCGAAGGCAACCAATCCAAAGCCGCCCAAGTGCTCGGCCTAAACCGAAATACCCTGCGCAAGAAGCTCAGCGCCTACGGCTTGATTTAG
- the purE gene encoding 5-(carboxyamino)imidazole ribonucleotide mutase — MTQIGIIMGSNSDWAVMQHAAAVLKQFGIAYETRVVSAHRTPDLMFEYAETARERGLQAIIAGAGGAAHLPGMVAAKTTLPVLGVPVPSKYLRGEDSLLSIVQMPKGIPVATFAIGEAGAANAALFAAALLANHDPALAAKLADFRETQRQTVLAMELPEAE, encoded by the coding sequence ATGACTCAAATCGGCATCATCATGGGCAGCAACAGCGATTGGGCCGTGATGCAGCACGCCGCCGCCGTGCTCAAACAATTCGGCATCGCCTACGAAACCCGCGTGGTTTCCGCCCACCGCACGCCCGACTTGATGTTTGAATACGCCGAAACCGCCCGCGAACGCGGCCTGCAGGCCATCATTGCCGGTGCCGGCGGTGCTGCCCATCTGCCCGGCATGGTGGCCGCCAAAACCACCCTGCCCGTGCTCGGTGTGCCCGTGCCCAGCAAATATTTGCGCGGCGAAGACTCCCTGCTCTCCATCGTGCAAATGCCCAAAGGCATCCCCGTGGCCACCTTCGCCATCGGCGAAGCCGGTGCTGCCAATGCCGCCCTCTTTGCCGCCGCCCTGCTTGCCAACCACGACCCCGCACTGGCGGCCAAACTCGCCGATTTCCGCGAAACCCAGCGCCAAACCGTGCTGGCAATGGAACTGCCCGAAGCCGAATAA
- a CDS encoding ProQ/FINO family protein has product MTQETALGAALKSAVQTMSKKKQTDLIADHIYGKYDVFKRFKPLALGIDKDLVAALPQYDPALIARVLSNHCRRPRYLKSLARGGKRFDLNNRFKGKISPEEQAIAQQHPAVQEMLARQAAKQAEQQAAEAEAAVAEQPAEATAETAAPAAETPAAPAAE; this is encoded by the coding sequence ATGACACAAGAAACCGCCTTGGGAGCCGCCCTCAAGTCTGCCGTGCAGACCATGAGCAAGAAGAAGCAAACCGATCTGATTGCCGACCACATCTACGGCAAATACGACGTATTCAAACGCTTCAAACCCCTGGCCTTGGGCATCGACAAAGACCTCGTTGCCGCCCTGCCCCAATACGACCCCGCCCTGATCGCCCGCGTGCTTTCTAATCACTGCCGCCGCCCGCGCTACCTCAAATCGCTGGCACGCGGCGGTAAGCGCTTCGATTTGAACAACCGCTTCAAAGGCAAAATTAGCCCCGAAGAGCAGGCCATCGCCCAGCAACACCCTGCCGTGCAGGAAATGCTCGCCCGCCAAGCCGCCAAACAGGCCGAACAACAAGCAGCCGAGGCTGAAGCCGCCGTTGCCGAACAGCCCGCCGAAGCCACAGCAGAAACTGCTGCGCCCGCCGCAGAAACCCCTGCCGCCCCGGCAGCCGAATAA